TGAGGTAATTTTATTTCATGTTGCGGACTACGCCAAAGAACTTGATTTTGAATTTGACAATAAATCATATCAATTTGTTGACTTAGAAACAGGTCAGGAGGTGAAAGTGAACCCAAATGAGGTTAAGGCTAACTATGTATCGGCCATGAAGGCGCATCAAAAAGAATTATCTTTAAAGTGTGCTCAATTTAAAATTGACTTCGTGGAGGCTGATATAAATCTAGATTTTGAGCAAGTGCTTTTACCCTATTTAATTAAGCGTGATAAGATGCATTAACGTGCTGTCCGCTTATGCTTTCCGTTTTTCATCTCCTTTCTAATAACCTACTTTTACTTTAATTGACCACAAGCAATAACTCTGTATTGAAACCACTTGAATATATAAAACCACTGGATGGCATTCGGGCCTTGGCTATCTTATTGGTCCTTATCTGGCATTATGGAGTATGCCAAATCCCTCCTGATATAGAAGAGGGGGTAATTACTGATTTAGGGCGATATCTATCGTTAACATGGAGTGGAGTTGACCTGTTTTTTATTCTTTCAGGCTTTCTAATCGGACGAATACTAATCTATTATAAGGGCAGTTCTAATTTCTTTAAATCGTTTTATATTAGGCGGGCCCTTCGGATTTTTCCAGCATACTATTTTGTGCTTATAATGTTTGTTATGCTTGGTATGGCAGGTAAACAAAATTGGTTTCCATGGTTAACGATTAATCCGTTACCTACATTTCCATTCTTCATTTATATCCAGAATTTCTTTATGCCTTCTACATTTGGTCCTCATTGGCTTGGAGTAACTTGGTCTCTAGCTATAGAAGAACAGTTCTATTTAGTACTCCCTTTTGTTATTTATTTTACTAAAAGAACATGGTTGCCAGTCTTGCTTGTTTTGGGAATTATTGCCGCTCCATTTTTTAGAGATTCAATTGATGGATTGGGTGCCTATGTTTTACCTCACGCCAGGATGGATGCTCTATTATTCGGTGTGTTAATTGCATATTATCACTTAAATGGAAAACTTGAAAAAGCTTTTAATAAGAAGGGATTAGTGTTGTTCGTTATTGGGATAGCATCAATCGTTATTATGTTTTTAATAAAGAATACCTTGAATGGACGAATCGGTATTGGGCATCCATTATTGCATACATCTTTTCTTTTTTTATATGGTAGCTTAATCGTTTACACTATAACCCAACCATTAAACGCTTTTGGCAAATTTCTCTCTAATCCTGTATTTAAGC
This genomic stretch from Flavobacteriales bacterium harbors:
- a CDS encoding acyltransferase codes for the protein MKPLEYIKPLDGIRALAILLVLIWHYGVCQIPPDIEEGVITDLGRYLSLTWSGVDLFFILSGFLIGRILIYYKGSSNFFKSFYIRRALRIFPAYYFVLIMFVMLGMAGKQNWFPWLTINPLPTFPFFIYIQNFFMPSTFGPHWLGVTWSLAIEEQFYLVLPFVIYFTKRTWLPVLLVLGIIAAPFFRDSIDGLGAYVLPHARMDALLFGVLIAYYHLNGKLEKAFNKKGLVLFVIGIASIVIMFLIKNTLNGRIGIGHPLLHTSFLFLYGSLIVYTITQPLNAFGKFLSNPVFKHVAKVSYMIYLTHQIFSGMFHMWFFTFYPQMRDLESIGVTLLSLAATFTFATISYKYFEGPILGLGKKYIY